In one window of Drosophila mauritiana strain mau12 chromosome X, ASM438214v1, whole genome shotgun sequence DNA:
- the LOC117147396 gene encoding UDP-N-acetylglucosamine transporter isoform X1: MALLPAPVTYSYSHRAVNANTLKYISLLTLTLQNAILGLSMRYARTRPGDIFLSSTAVLMAEFAKLITCLFLVFNEEGKDAQKFVRSLHKTIIANPMDTLKVCVPSLVYIVQNNLLYVSASHLDAATYQVTYQLKILTTAMFAVVILRRKLLNTQWGALLLLVMGIVLVQLAQTEGPASGSAGGAAAAATAASSGGAPEQNRMLGLWAALGACFLSGFAGIYFEKILKGAEISVWMRNVQLSLLSIPFGLLTCFVNDGSRIFDQGFFKGYDLFVWYLVLLQAGGGLIVAVVVKYADNILKGFATSLAIIISCVASIYIFDFNLTLQFSFGAGLVIASIFLYGYDPARSSPKPTMQGPGGDEEKLLPRV, from the exons ATGGCGCTCCTGCCCGCCCCCGTCACGTATTCCTATTCCCATCGCGCAGTGAACGCCAATACGCTGAAGTACATCAGCCTGCTGACGCTGACCCTGCAGAATGCCATCCTGGGCCTCAGCATGCGCTACGCCCGCACCCGGCCAGGCGACATCTTCCTCAGCTCCACGG CCGTACTCATGGCAGAGTTCGCCAAACTGATCACGTGCCTGTTCCTGGTCTTCAACGAGGAGGGCAAGGATGCCCAGAAGTTTGTACGCTCGCTGCACAAGACCATCATTGCGAATCCCATGGACACGCTGAAGGTGTGCGTCCCCTCGCTGGTCTATATCGTTCAGAACAATCTGCTGTACGTCTCTGCCTCCCATTTGGATGCGGCCACCTACCAGGTGACGTACCAGCTGAAGATTCTCACCACGGCCATGTTCGCGGTTGTCATTCTGCGCCGCAAGCTGCTGAACACGCAGTGGGGAgcgctgctgctcctggtgaTGGGCATCGTCCTGGTGCAGTTGGCCCAAACGGAGGGTCCGGCGAGTGGCTCGGCCGGTGGGGCCGCAGCTGCCGCCACGGCCGCCTCCTCTGGCGGGGCGCCTGAGCAGAACAGGATGCTCGGACTGTGGGCCGCACTGGGCGCCTGCTTCCTCTCCGGATTCGCGGGCATCTACTTCGAGAAGATCCTCAAGGGCGCCGAGATCTCCGTGTGGATGCGGAATGTGCAGTTGAGTCTGCTCAGCATTCCCTTCGGCCTGCTCACCTGCTTCGTTAACGACGGCAGCAGGATCTTCGACCAGGGATTCTTCAAGGGCTACGACCTGTTTGTCTGGTACctggtcctgctgcaggccggCGGTGGATTGATCGTTGCCGTGGTGGTCAAGTACGCGGATAACATTCTCAAGGGCTTCGCCACCTCGCTGGCCATCATCATCTCGTGCGTGGCCTCCATATACATCTTCGACTTCAATCTCACGCTGCAGTTCAGCTTCGGAGCTGGCCTGGTCATCGCCTCCATCTTCCTCTACGGCTACGATCCGGCCAGGTCGTCGCCGAAGCCAACTATGCAGGGTCCTGgcggcgatgaggagaagcTGCTGCCACGCGTCTAG
- the LOC117147396 gene encoding UDP-N-acetylglucosamine transporter isoform X2 translates to MNSIHMNANTLKYISLLTLTLQNAILGLSMRYARTRPGDIFLSSTAVLMAEFAKLITCLFLVFNEEGKDAQKFVRSLHKTIIANPMDTLKVCVPSLVYIVQNNLLYVSASHLDAATYQVTYQLKILTTAMFAVVILRRKLLNTQWGALLLLVMGIVLVQLAQTEGPASGSAGGAAAAATAASSGGAPEQNRMLGLWAALGACFLSGFAGIYFEKILKGAEISVWMRNVQLSLLSIPFGLLTCFVNDGSRIFDQGFFKGYDLFVWYLVLLQAGGGLIVAVVVKYADNILKGFATSLAIIISCVASIYIFDFNLTLQFSFGAGLVIASIFLYGYDPARSSPKPTMQGPGGDEEKLLPRV, encoded by the exons ATGAACAGCATACACA TGAACGCCAATACGCTGAAGTACATCAGCCTGCTGACGCTGACCCTGCAGAATGCCATCCTGGGCCTCAGCATGCGCTACGCCCGCACCCGGCCAGGCGACATCTTCCTCAGCTCCACGG CCGTACTCATGGCAGAGTTCGCCAAACTGATCACGTGCCTGTTCCTGGTCTTCAACGAGGAGGGCAAGGATGCCCAGAAGTTTGTACGCTCGCTGCACAAGACCATCATTGCGAATCCCATGGACACGCTGAAGGTGTGCGTCCCCTCGCTGGTCTATATCGTTCAGAACAATCTGCTGTACGTCTCTGCCTCCCATTTGGATGCGGCCACCTACCAGGTGACGTACCAGCTGAAGATTCTCACCACGGCCATGTTCGCGGTTGTCATTCTGCGCCGCAAGCTGCTGAACACGCAGTGGGGAgcgctgctgctcctggtgaTGGGCATCGTCCTGGTGCAGTTGGCCCAAACGGAGGGTCCGGCGAGTGGCTCGGCCGGTGGGGCCGCAGCTGCCGCCACGGCCGCCTCCTCTGGCGGGGCGCCTGAGCAGAACAGGATGCTCGGACTGTGGGCCGCACTGGGCGCCTGCTTCCTCTCCGGATTCGCGGGCATCTACTTCGAGAAGATCCTCAAGGGCGCCGAGATCTCCGTGTGGATGCGGAATGTGCAGTTGAGTCTGCTCAGCATTCCCTTCGGCCTGCTCACCTGCTTCGTTAACGACGGCAGCAGGATCTTCGACCAGGGATTCTTCAAGGGCTACGACCTGTTTGTCTGGTACctggtcctgctgcaggccggCGGTGGATTGATCGTTGCCGTGGTGGTCAAGTACGCGGATAACATTCTCAAGGGCTTCGCCACCTCGCTGGCCATCATCATCTCGTGCGTGGCCTCCATATACATCTTCGACTTCAATCTCACGCTGCAGTTCAGCTTCGGAGCTGGCCTGGTCATCGCCTCCATCTTCCTCTACGGCTACGATCCGGCCAGGTCGTCGCCGAAGCCAACTATGCAGGGTCCTGgcggcgatgaggagaagcTGCTGCCACGCGTCTAG